In one Stenotrophomonas maltophilia genomic region, the following are encoded:
- the hemA gene encoding glutamyl-tRNA reductase: MTLWVLGLNHQTAPVELRERAAFAGDALPRALGSLRDTPQIAEAVLLSTCNRTELYAVADSAQALDQWLRSQAGDLQGYLYQHADADAVRHLFRVATGLDSMVLGEPQILGQVKDAWSTARDHGLLGQRLDRLFQQTFSVAKRARTDTQVGANPVSVASAAVRLAQNAFARLDDSTVLLVGAGETIELAARHLSEGKVRRLLIANRTLAHAQELASRHGGVALPLTELERHLAEADIVFSATAAREPVIHRETVANALRARRHKPMLLFDLAVPRDIEAEVGTLNDAFLYTVDDLERAVEDNRRGRREAAAEAEAIIDLQVSRFVETLQAGAHHAPLRQLRAFGDATRAELLERARQQLANGKPAEEVMELLAHGLTNRLLHPPTAALRAAALSGDADLTRAAERLFPATPGYRHPPVRTDDADPAP, translated from the coding sequence ATGACCCTGTGGGTGCTCGGACTGAATCACCAGACCGCGCCGGTGGAACTGCGCGAGCGCGCGGCCTTCGCCGGCGATGCCTTGCCGCGCGCGCTCGGTTCGCTGCGCGACACCCCGCAGATCGCCGAGGCGGTGCTGCTGTCCACCTGCAACCGCACGGAACTGTACGCGGTGGCCGATTCGGCGCAGGCGCTGGACCAGTGGCTGCGCAGCCAGGCCGGCGACCTGCAGGGCTACCTGTACCAGCATGCTGATGCCGACGCCGTGCGCCACCTGTTCCGGGTCGCGACGGGCCTGGACTCGATGGTGCTGGGTGAACCGCAGATCCTGGGCCAAGTGAAGGATGCCTGGTCAACCGCGCGCGACCACGGTCTGCTTGGCCAGCGCCTGGACCGGCTGTTCCAGCAGACGTTCTCCGTGGCCAAGCGTGCGCGCACCGATACCCAGGTCGGCGCCAACCCGGTGTCGGTCGCCTCGGCCGCGGTGCGCCTGGCGCAGAATGCCTTTGCCCGCCTGGATGATTCCACCGTGCTGCTGGTCGGTGCGGGGGAAACCATCGAGCTGGCCGCCCGCCACCTCAGCGAAGGCAAGGTGCGGCGGCTGCTGATCGCCAACCGCACGCTCGCCCATGCGCAGGAACTGGCCAGCCGTCATGGCGGCGTGGCCCTGCCGCTGACCGAGCTTGAACGCCATCTGGCCGAGGCCGACATCGTGTTCTCGGCCACCGCCGCACGCGAACCGGTGATCCACCGCGAGACCGTGGCCAATGCACTGCGTGCACGCCGGCACAAGCCGATGCTGCTGTTCGATCTGGCCGTGCCACGCGACATCGAGGCTGAGGTCGGCACGCTCAACGATGCCTTCCTGTACACCGTGGACGATCTGGAACGCGCGGTGGAAGACAATCGACGCGGCCGTCGCGAGGCGGCCGCCGAAGCCGAAGCGATCATCGACCTGCAGGTATCGCGCTTCGTCGAGACCCTGCAGGCCGGCGCCCACCACGCGCCCCTGCGGCAACTGCGTGCCTTCGGCGATGCCACCCGCGCCGAGCTGCTCGAACGTGCCCGTCAGCAGCTGGCCAACGGCAAGCCGGCCGAAGAGGTCATGGAACTGCTGGCCCACGGCCTGACCAACCGGCTCCTGCACCCCCCGACCGCTGCGTTGCGCGCGGCCGCGCTGAGCGGCGATGCCGACCTGACCCGCGCCGCCGAGCGCCTGTTCCCGGCAACGCCGGGTTACCGCCACCCACCCGTGAGAACCGATGACGCCGACCCTGCGCCGTAA
- a CDS encoding tetratricopeptide repeat protein → MPALIRIPSVLLLSLACSQALSAAPAKPPARGAATEELALEPVMAGEFALQAGKLAEAARWYLQAAQRSDGDAGLAERATRISMLANDDASAAQGLALWQQRAPRSLAMRSAAGALAMRQGDVKAARSELQSLLQDSDDRGWKFALAALVGGGRDPAVPAQVLGELVDANAIPPKIEAWQEFGRLALRMEKPELARRMIDEVVKRFPEEPRVALLRASQLQQAGQTDRALALLREVEPKTRQDPELRNAVAIAYDSLNQPAAAERVLAVGPQDVQTWGMRASLLAKQGDKAALSNLYSELSRQAAKPDPAQRLLLGKIAEYLKRYPEAVQWYHSVPGGDELSEARLRAASAQALAGRQSLALDEVHAIQSDAGVDDEVRRDAYLLEAELRQRASDDAGELDALARGLAAYPDENALLYARALAWERRDDIARAEADLRKILITEPENVPALNALGYTLADRTGRYQEALELIDRARVAEPDNAAIVDSYGWVLYRLGRNEEALVQLRRAWTLAKDPEIAAHVGEVLWVLGRHDEARHFFEEAARLDPDNRALQRAREKFNP, encoded by the coding sequence ATGCCCGCATTGATTCGCATCCCCAGTGTTCTGCTGCTGTCCCTGGCGTGCAGCCAGGCCCTGTCGGCGGCGCCCGCCAAGCCCCCGGCGCGGGGCGCCGCCACCGAGGAACTGGCACTGGAGCCGGTGATGGCCGGCGAGTTCGCCCTGCAGGCCGGCAAGCTGGCCGAGGCGGCGCGCTGGTACCTGCAGGCCGCCCAGCGCAGCGACGGCGATGCCGGCCTGGCCGAGCGCGCGACCCGTATTTCCATGCTGGCCAACGACGATGCCAGCGCCGCCCAGGGCCTGGCCCTGTGGCAGCAGCGCGCGCCACGCTCGCTGGCCATGCGCAGCGCGGCCGGTGCGCTGGCGATGCGCCAGGGCGACGTGAAGGCGGCCCGCAGCGAGCTGCAGAGCCTGCTGCAGGACAGCGATGACCGCGGCTGGAAGTTTGCCCTGGCCGCGCTGGTCGGCGGTGGACGCGATCCGGCCGTGCCGGCGCAGGTGCTGGGCGAGCTGGTCGATGCCAACGCCATCCCGCCGAAGATCGAGGCCTGGCAGGAATTCGGTCGCCTGGCGCTGCGGATGGAAAAGCCGGAGCTGGCACGGCGCATGATCGATGAGGTGGTCAAGCGCTTCCCGGAAGAGCCGCGCGTGGCGTTGCTGCGCGCCAGCCAGCTGCAGCAGGCGGGGCAGACCGATCGCGCGCTGGCGCTGCTGCGCGAGGTCGAACCGAAGACCCGCCAGGATCCGGAACTGCGCAACGCGGTGGCCATTGCCTACGACAGCCTGAACCAGCCGGCCGCCGCCGAGCGGGTGCTGGCGGTAGGGCCGCAGGACGTGCAGACCTGGGGAATGCGGGCGTCGCTGCTGGCCAAGCAGGGAGACAAGGCGGCCCTTTCCAACCTGTACAGCGAGCTGTCGCGGCAGGCCGCCAAACCGGACCCGGCGCAGCGCCTGCTGCTGGGCAAGATCGCGGAGTATCTGAAGCGTTATCCGGAAGCGGTGCAGTGGTATCACAGCGTGCCGGGCGGCGACGAACTGAGCGAGGCCCGCCTGCGGGCGGCGAGCGCACAGGCGCTTGCCGGGCGCCAGAGCCTGGCGCTGGACGAGGTACACGCGATCCAGTCCGATGCCGGCGTGGACGATGAGGTGCGCCGCGACGCCTATCTGCTGGAAGCGGAACTGCGGCAGCGCGCCAGCGACGATGCAGGTGAACTGGATGCGCTGGCCCGCGGTCTGGCCGCTTACCCGGACGAGAATGCACTGCTGTACGCGCGTGCGTTGGCCTGGGAACGCCGTGATGATATTGCCCGTGCCGAGGCCGACCTGCGCAAGATCCTGATCACCGAGCCGGAGAACGTGCCGGCGCTGAATGCGCTGGGCTACACCCTGGCCGATCGCACCGGTCGCTACCAGGAGGCGCTGGAACTGATCGACCGTGCCCGCGTGGCCGAGCCGGACAATGCCGCCATCGTCGACAGCTATGGCTGGGTGCTGTATCGCCTGGGCCGCAACGAAGAGGCGCTGGTGCAGCTGCGTCGTGCGTGGACCCTGGCCAAGGATCCGGAGATCGCCGCACACGTCGGCGAAGTGCTGTGGGTGCTCGGCCGGCATGACGAGGCCCGCCACTTCTTCGAGGAAGCGGCCAGGCTCGACCCCGACAACCGCGCGCTGCAGCGTGCCCGCGAGAAATTCAATCCATGA
- the lolB gene encoding lipoprotein insertase outer membrane protein LolB: MSVSLFRPLLLAVATVAMTACTSLGTQKTPAPAVVETVSAEAAQAEAARVAALQAQPEWSFQGRVAVSKGKDGGSGRIDWQQAGRRYVIELSAPVTRQSWKLTGDSQHGGGRLEGLAGGPREGEDAQQLLLEATGWEIPVNSLPEWVRGLAVADPAGAGKVERDGEGRPRRMQQMGWQIQYLDWYPAEAGRPSLPRRIEASSGDAKVRLLVDQWGQGAP; the protein is encoded by the coding sequence ATGAGTGTTTCCCTGTTCCGGCCGCTGCTGTTGGCAGTGGCGACCGTCGCCATGACTGCCTGTACGTCGCTGGGCACCCAGAAGACACCGGCGCCGGCCGTGGTCGAGACCGTGTCGGCGGAAGCGGCACAGGCCGAAGCCGCTCGGGTAGCGGCGCTGCAGGCGCAGCCGGAGTGGTCCTTCCAGGGCCGGGTAGCGGTCAGCAAGGGCAAGGACGGTGGCAGTGGACGCATCGACTGGCAGCAGGCCGGGCGGCGCTACGTGATCGAGCTCAGTGCACCCGTGACCCGTCAGAGCTGGAAGCTGACCGGCGACAGCCAGCATGGAGGCGGTCGCCTGGAGGGACTGGCCGGCGGCCCGCGTGAAGGCGAGGACGCGCAGCAGCTGCTGCTGGAGGCCACGGGCTGGGAAATCCCGGTCAACTCCCTGCCCGAGTGGGTGCGTGGGCTGGCGGTTGCCGATCCCGCCGGCGCGGGCAAGGTCGAGCGTGATGGCGAAGGCCGCCCGCGCCGCATGCAGCAGATGGGCTGGCAGATCCAGTACCTGGACTGGTACCCCGCCGAAGCCGGGCGCCCGTCCCTGCCGCGCCGGATCGAAGCCAGCAGCGGAGACGCCAAGGTCCGCCTGCTGGTGGACCAGTGGGGGCAGGGCGCGCCATGA
- the ispE gene encoding 4-(cytidine 5'-diphospho)-2-C-methyl-D-erythritol kinase, producing MSAGAEDAGWSWWPAPAKLNLFLHITGRRADGYHELQTVFRLLDWGDRIGLRLREDGQVRRQGEGLPGVDEADDLAVRAARMLKEVANIDQGVDIIVEKHISAGGGFGGGSSDAATVLVALNRLWNAALDEDALAALGLRLGADVPVFVRGRNAWAEGVGERLQPITLAPAWYVVVEPGVHVPTPVLFAAPDLTRDSPVAKIDDFASGALVGNAFEPVLRRREPAVEAALAALSDIGTARLTGSGSGCFVEFASQTAAQQGRAKLPKELRARVAAGVARSPLLDALEQH from the coding sequence ATGAGCGCGGGTGCGGAGGATGCGGGCTGGTCCTGGTGGCCGGCCCCGGCCAAGCTGAACCTGTTCCTTCATATCACCGGCCGCCGCGCCGACGGCTATCACGAGCTGCAGACCGTGTTCCGCCTGCTGGATTGGGGGGACCGCATCGGCCTGCGCCTGCGTGAAGACGGCCAGGTACGTCGGCAGGGTGAGGGATTGCCGGGTGTGGACGAGGCCGACGATTTGGCCGTACGTGCCGCCCGCATGCTGAAAGAGGTCGCCAACATCGACCAAGGTGTCGACATCATCGTCGAAAAGCATATTTCGGCCGGTGGTGGGTTCGGCGGTGGGTCATCCGACGCTGCCACCGTGCTGGTGGCACTGAACCGGCTCTGGAACGCCGCTCTGGACGAGGACGCGTTGGCCGCGCTGGGCCTGCGCCTCGGCGCGGATGTGCCGGTGTTCGTGCGTGGCCGTAACGCCTGGGCCGAAGGTGTGGGAGAGCGGCTGCAGCCGATCACCCTGGCACCGGCCTGGTATGTGGTGGTCGAGCCCGGCGTTCATGTTCCGACCCCGGTCCTGTTCGCAGCCCCGGATTTGACGCGCGACAGCCCAGTGGCGAAAATAGACGACTTCGCTTCCGGGGCCTTGGTCGGGAACGCGTTCGAACCGGTGCTGCGCCGCCGCGAGCCTGCCGTCGAGGCAGCACTTGCCGCGTTGAGCGACATCGGTACCGCGCGACTGACCGGTTCTGGAAGTGGTTGTTTCGTCGAATTCGCATCGCAGACTGCCGCACAGCAGGGGCGGGCGAAGTTGCCGAAGGAGTTGCGGGCCAGGGTGGCTGCGGGCGTTGCGCGTTCGCCGCTGCTGGATGCACTCGAGCAACACTGA
- a CDS encoding ribose-phosphate diphosphokinase, protein MQESPNLLVFSGNANKRLAQNICKELGVRPGKALVSHFSDGEVQVEIEENVRKQDVFVIQPTCAPSAENLMELLVLIDALKRASVNSVTAVVPYFGYSRQDRRMRSSRVPITAKLAAKMFSTAGADRVLTVDLHADQIQGFFDIPVDNVYASPLLLADIWRAYGTENLIVVSPDVGGVVRARAVAKRLDDADLAIIDKRRPRANVSTVMNIIGDVEGKTCVMVDDIVDTAGTLCAAAAALKARGALKVAAYCTHAVLSGPAVDNITNSQLDELVVTDTIPLKDAARVCSKIRQLSVAEMLAETMRRIAFGESVSSLYVD, encoded by the coding sequence ATGCAAGAGTCCCCGAACCTGCTGGTCTTTTCCGGCAACGCCAACAAACGTCTGGCGCAGAACATCTGCAAGGAACTGGGGGTTCGCCCGGGCAAGGCGCTGGTCTCTCATTTCTCCGATGGAGAAGTGCAGGTGGAGATCGAAGAGAACGTCCGCAAGCAGGACGTGTTCGTGATCCAGCCGACCTGCGCACCGAGCGCGGAAAACCTGATGGAACTGCTGGTGCTGATCGACGCGCTCAAGCGCGCATCGGTAAACAGCGTGACCGCCGTGGTGCCGTACTTCGGTTACTCGCGCCAGGATCGCCGCATGCGTTCCTCGCGTGTGCCGATCACCGCCAAGCTGGCGGCGAAGATGTTCAGCACCGCTGGCGCTGATCGCGTGCTGACGGTCGACCTGCACGCCGACCAGATCCAGGGCTTCTTTGATATTCCGGTCGACAACGTTTATGCCTCCCCGCTGCTGCTGGCCGACATCTGGCGCGCCTACGGCACGGAAAACCTGATCGTGGTGTCGCCGGACGTGGGCGGCGTGGTCCGCGCCCGTGCCGTGGCCAAGCGCCTGGATGATGCCGACCTGGCGATCATCGACAAGCGCCGTCCGCGTGCCAACGTCTCCACCGTGATGAACATCATCGGTGACGTCGAAGGCAAGACCTGCGTGATGGTCGATGACATCGTCGACACCGCCGGCACCCTGTGCGCCGCTGCCGCTGCCCTGAAGGCGCGCGGTGCGCTCAAGGTCGCCGCCTACTGCACCCACGCGGTGCTGTCGGGCCCGGCGGTGGACAACATCACCAATTCCCAGCTCGACGAGCTGGTGGTGACCGATACCATCCCGCTGAAGGACGCAGCGCGGGTGTGCAGCAAGATCCGCCAGCTGAGCGTGGCGGAGATGCTGGCCGAAACGATGCGCCGCATCGCCTTCGGCGAGTCGGTCAGCTCGCTGTACGTGGACTGA
- a CDS encoding 50S ribosomal protein L25/general stress protein Ctc codes for MSKTHEIKVTKRELQRKGASRRLRHAGVIPAIVYGGNAEPVAISLDHNEIWLAQQNEWFYASILDLNLDGQVQKVLLRDMQRHPYKQLIMHLDFQRVNENEALTASVPLHFINEDTSPAGKAADVVVTHELKEVTISCLPKDLPESIEVDLADLAAGDVVYLSNIKLPKGVEIPALALGKDHDDAIVTAKHGKEDAADAEEAPAAE; via the coding sequence ATGTCGAAGACCCATGAAATCAAGGTCACCAAGCGTGAACTGCAGCGTAAGGGTGCGAGCCGCCGCCTGCGTCACGCCGGTGTGATCCCGGCCATCGTGTACGGCGGCAACGCCGAGCCGGTCGCCATCAGCCTGGACCACAACGAAATCTGGCTGGCCCAGCAGAACGAGTGGTTCTATGCCTCGATCCTGGACCTGAACCTGGACGGCCAGGTGCAGAAGGTCCTGCTGCGTGACATGCAGCGCCATCCGTACAAGCAGCTGATCATGCACCTGGACTTCCAGCGCGTGAACGAGAACGAAGCCCTGACCGCTTCGGTCCCGCTGCACTTCATCAACGAAGACACCTCGCCGGCTGGCAAGGCTGCCGACGTCGTGGTCACCCACGAACTGAAGGAAGTGACCATCAGCTGCCTGCCGAAGGACCTGCCGGAGTCGATCGAAGTCGACCTGGCCGACCTGGCTGCTGGCGACGTGGTGTACCTGTCCAACATCAAGCTGCCGAAGGGCGTGGAAATCCCGGCCCTGGCGCTGGGCAAGGACCACGACGACGCGATCGTCACCGCCAAGCACGGCAAGGAAGACGCTGCCGACGCTGAAGAAGCACCGGCCGCCGAGTAA
- the pth gene encoding aminoacyl-tRNA hydrolase, which produces MAGLRLIVGLGNPGSEHARTRHNAGFHFVEALAEKAGARWNVDSKLFGETAKVEIAGQTVWLLKPATFMNLSGKSVTAAQRFWKIEPEETLLAHDELDLPPGVARLKFDGGHGGQNGLRDTIRLLGHGKFHRLRVGIGHPGHKDRVVGWVLGRPSKDDDLLIARAIDDAIDVMPLAVQGDFNEAMKRLNTPK; this is translated from the coding sequence ATGGCAGGACTGCGACTGATCGTCGGTCTGGGCAATCCCGGATCGGAGCACGCCCGGACCCGGCACAATGCCGGGTTTCATTTCGTTGAGGCCCTGGCGGAAAAGGCAGGGGCGCGATGGAACGTGGACAGCAAGCTGTTCGGCGAGACCGCCAAGGTCGAGATCGCCGGGCAGACGGTATGGCTGCTCAAGCCTGCCACTTTCATGAACCTCAGTGGCAAATCGGTCACCGCCGCGCAGCGGTTCTGGAAGATCGAGCCCGAGGAAACCCTGTTGGCGCATGATGAACTGGACCTCCCGCCCGGTGTGGCGCGGCTCAAGTTCGACGGCGGTCATGGCGGCCAGAATGGCCTGCGTGACACCATCCGCCTGCTGGGTCACGGCAAGTTCCATCGCCTGCGCGTGGGCATCGGCCATCCCGGCCACAAGGATCGCGTGGTGGGCTGGGTGCTGGGCCGCCCGTCCAAGGACGACGACCTGCTGATCGCGCGCGCCATCGACGATGCGATCGACGTGATGCCGCTGGCCGTACAGGGCGATTTCAATGAAGCGATGAAGCGCCTGAACACCCCGAAGTAG
- the ychF gene encoding redox-regulated ATPase YchF: MGIKCGIVGLPNVGKSTLFNALTKAGIAAANFPFCTIEPNVGIVPVPDPRLNELAAIINPQKVIPTAVEFVDIAGLVAGAASGEGLGNKFLAHIREVDAITHVVRCFENADVIHVNNKVDPISDIETIDTELALADLDSVEKALNRAERAAKGGDKEAAARKPVLAKLQAALSDGKSGRSVGLDEEEKALVRDLFLLTLKPVMYIANVLEDGFENNPHLEAVRAHAAAEGAQVVPVSAAIEEELSQLDDEDRDTFLADLGLSEPGLNRVINAAYSLLGLQTYFTAGVKEVRAWTVRKGATAPQAAAVIHTDFEKGFIRAETIAYDDFIKYKGEAGAKEAGRLRLEGKEYRVQEGDVLHFRFNV, encoded by the coding sequence ATGGGTATCAAATGCGGCATCGTCGGCCTGCCCAACGTCGGCAAGTCGACCCTGTTCAACGCGCTGACCAAGGCGGGCATCGCCGCGGCGAACTTCCCGTTCTGCACCATCGAACCGAACGTCGGCATCGTGCCGGTGCCGGACCCGCGCCTGAACGAGCTGGCAGCGATCATCAACCCGCAGAAGGTCATTCCGACCGCCGTGGAATTCGTCGACATCGCCGGCCTGGTCGCCGGTGCTGCCAGCGGCGAAGGACTGGGCAACAAGTTCCTCGCGCACATCCGCGAAGTCGATGCGATCACCCACGTGGTGCGCTGCTTCGAGAACGCCGACGTCATCCATGTCAACAACAAGGTCGATCCCATTTCGGATATCGAAACCATCGATACCGAACTGGCCCTGGCTGATCTGGACAGCGTCGAGAAGGCGCTGAACCGCGCCGAGCGCGCTGCCAAGGGTGGCGACAAGGAGGCCGCCGCGCGCAAGCCGGTGCTGGCCAAGCTGCAGGCTGCGCTGTCTGACGGCAAGTCCGGCCGTTCGGTGGGTCTGGACGAGGAAGAGAAGGCGCTGGTGCGCGACCTGTTCCTGCTGACCCTGAAGCCGGTGATGTACATCGCCAACGTGCTGGAGGACGGGTTCGAGAACAACCCGCACCTGGAAGCCGTGCGCGCGCACGCTGCTGCCGAGGGCGCGCAGGTGGTACCGGTGTCTGCCGCGATCGAGGAAGAACTGTCGCAGCTTGACGATGAGGATCGCGACACGTTCCTGGCCGACCTGGGCCTGAGCGAGCCGGGCCTGAACCGCGTGATCAACGCGGCCTACAGCCTGCTGGGCCTGCAGACCTACTTCACTGCCGGCGTGAAGGAAGTCCGCGCCTGGACCGTGCGCAAGGGTGCCACTGCCCCGCAGGCCGCCGCGGTCATCCACACCGACTTCGAGAAGGGCTTCATCCGCGCCGAAACCATCGCGTATGACGACTTCATCAAGTACAAGGGCGAAGCCGGTGCCAAGGAAGCCGGTCGCCTGCGCCTGGAAGGCAAGGAATACCGCGTGCAGGAAGGCGACGTGCTGCACTTCCGCTTCAACGTCTGA
- a CDS encoding TonB-dependent receptor plug domain-containing protein → MRRQAMAWSIQLALMGLAASAAAQAPASSPVRQLDAVQVTGSRIPRAQVEGPAPITVIDAEQIRSSGFTTVPDVLRAMTQNGGETQSQQSSSGADFSPGAQQVDLRGLGPNHTLVLVNGRRIADFPMPFQGRSNFTDVSNIPLGMIDRIEVLTGSASAIYGSDAIAGVVNFILKKKADGTTVDVRMGTTSEGGGDSFDMSLSSGFSAGRFNAVYSVELQSQTPLWAYERDIQDSTQDGPTEGSRIARRAYLRTDYNDDYLDPGAATCDALSGQNQGSTYHAFRPRYGYYCGSDASIGYGTILSKRRGANGYASLSYDFDNGQQWFADVQMGYHTLALMRDVTSWGRMAADGDESGYFSNEATGEIEFWQRQFSPEEMGGLRNAMVRSTQKTFSVTTGFKGNLAGNWDYEAALSHSQYQSRISWPQIIAGRANDLFLGPQLGEDDDGFPIYNADPSRLYRPLTRAEYDAIAARTTYTPKSRTETAALTLTNGSLFALPGGDAGFAATVEVGQQAYALNPDPLATQYYYYSWKDSDGKGSRNRWATAAELRMPLHETINLSVAGRYDQYRYSGHTIGKATWSGGLEWRPVESLLVRGSYGTAFRAPDLHYVFAGPGNDETSAEDLYSCRAEQANDCSDYERNVIRSRSGNRELDPETSTSWSAGFVWSPAAGLDLSVDWFDIDMRRQVQDMDVRTILASEANCRLGDADITSPTCVDALARVTRTADGRLYGVHVNPINVARESTSGIDAGLRYRLQTGIGDFIFNGSHTWVKKHDFQRYTGDAIEDQFAVNSGFDIPRTKSSVSVTWEKDAWSATVYGSRLGKLPTSDSYDQVFDWDSGDNPYIRATYRYNASVQYRFDDHSRLSLSVVNVFNKMPPKDATYTAYPYYDVSWFDSVGRTINLQYTHKFGGSAL, encoded by the coding sequence ATGCGTAGACAGGCGATGGCGTGGTCGATCCAGCTGGCGTTGATGGGGCTTGCTGCTTCTGCGGCGGCCCAGGCTCCAGCCTCCTCTCCGGTACGGCAGCTCGATGCGGTGCAGGTCACCGGCTCACGCATTCCGCGCGCCCAGGTCGAGGGCCCTGCCCCGATCACGGTGATCGACGCCGAACAGATCCGTTCCAGCGGCTTCACCACCGTGCCGGACGTGCTGCGGGCAATGACCCAGAACGGTGGCGAGACGCAGAGCCAGCAATCCTCCAGCGGCGCCGACTTCTCGCCGGGTGCACAGCAGGTCGACCTGCGCGGGCTGGGACCCAACCACACCCTGGTGCTGGTCAACGGCCGCCGCATCGCCGATTTCCCGATGCCGTTCCAGGGCCGCAGCAACTTCACCGACGTGTCCAACATTCCGCTGGGCATGATCGACCGCATCGAAGTGCTGACCGGCAGCGCCTCGGCCATCTATGGTTCGGACGCGATCGCCGGCGTGGTCAACTTCATCCTCAAGAAGAAGGCCGACGGCACCACGGTCGACGTGCGCATGGGTACCACCAGTGAGGGCGGTGGCGATTCCTTCGACATGAGTCTGTCCAGCGGGTTCAGCGCGGGCCGCTTCAATGCGGTGTACAGCGTGGAGCTGCAGTCGCAGACGCCGCTGTGGGCCTATGAGCGCGACATCCAGGATTCGACCCAGGACGGGCCGACCGAGGGCTCGCGCATCGCCCGCCGTGCCTACCTGCGCACCGACTACAACGATGACTACCTGGATCCGGGCGCGGCCACCTGCGATGCCCTGAGCGGACAGAACCAGGGCAGCACCTACCATGCCTTCCGCCCCCGCTACGGCTACTACTGCGGCAGCGACGCGTCGATCGGCTACGGCACCATCCTCAGCAAGCGCCGCGGCGCCAACGGCTATGCCTCGCTGAGCTATGACTTCGACAACGGCCAGCAGTGGTTCGCCGACGTGCAGATGGGTTACCACACGCTGGCGCTGATGCGCGACGTGACGTCGTGGGGCCGGATGGCCGCCGACGGCGACGAGTCGGGCTACTTCAGCAACGAAGCCACCGGCGAAATCGAGTTCTGGCAGCGTCAGTTCTCGCCCGAGGAAATGGGTGGCCTGCGCAACGCGATGGTGCGCAGCACGCAGAAGACCTTCAGCGTGACCACCGGCTTCAAGGGCAACCTGGCCGGCAACTGGGATTACGAAGCGGCGTTGAGCCATTCGCAGTACCAGTCGCGGATCAGCTGGCCGCAGATCATCGCCGGCAGGGCCAACGACCTGTTCCTGGGCCCGCAGCTGGGCGAGGACGATGACGGCTTCCCGATCTACAACGCTGACCCGTCGCGGCTGTACCGCCCGCTGACCCGCGCCGAGTACGACGCGATCGCCGCACGCACCACCTATACCCCGAAGTCCCGCACCGAGACGGCCGCCCTCACCCTGACCAACGGCTCGCTGTTCGCCCTGCCCGGCGGCGATGCCGGTTTTGCCGCGACCGTGGAAGTGGGCCAGCAGGCCTACGCGCTGAATCCCGATCCGCTGGCGACCCAGTACTACTACTACAGCTGGAAGGATTCCGACGGCAAGGGTTCGCGCAACCGCTGGGCAACGGCCGCCGAGCTGCGCATGCCGCTGCACGAGACGATCAACCTGAGCGTGGCCGGTCGCTATGACCAGTACCGCTACTCCGGCCACACGATCGGCAAGGCGACCTGGAGCGGCGGCCTTGAGTGGCGCCCGGTCGAGAGCCTGCTGGTGCGCGGCTCGTACGGCACGGCCTTCCGCGCCCCGGACCTGCACTACGTGTTTGCCGGCCCCGGCAACGACGAGACCAGCGCCGAGGACCTGTACAGCTGCCGCGCCGAACAGGCCAACGACTGCTCGGACTACGAGCGCAACGTCATCCGCAGCCGCAGCGGCAACCGCGAGCTGGACCCGGAGACCAGCACCTCGTGGAGCGCAGGCTTCGTCTGGTCGCCGGCCGCAGGGCTGGATCTTTCGGTGGATTGGTTCGACATCGACATGCGCAGGCAGGTGCAGGACATGGACGTGCGCACGATCCTGGCCAGTGAAGCGAACTGCCGCCTGGGCGACGCCGACATCACGTCACCAACCTGCGTGGACGCACTGGCGCGGGTGACCCGGACCGCCGACGGCCGCCTGTACGGGGTGCACGTGAATCCGATCAACGTGGCACGCGAGTCGACCTCAGGCATCGATGCGGGCCTGCGCTACCGCCTGCAGACCGGTATCGGTGACTTCATCTTCAACGGCAGCCACACCTGGGTGAAGAAGCACGATTTCCAGCGCTACACCGGCGATGCGATCGAGGACCAGTTCGCGGTGAACAGCGGCTTCGACATCCCGCGCACCAAGAGCAGCGTCAGTGTGACGTGGGAAAAAGATGCGTGGTCGGCCACCGTGTACGGTTCGCGACTGGGCAAGCTGCCCACCTCGGACAGCTACGACCAGGTGTTCGACTGGGACAGCGGCGACAACCCGTACATCAGGGCCACGTACCGCTACAACGCGTCGGTACAGTATCGCTTCGACGACCACTCGCGCCTGTCTCTGTCTGTGGTCAACGTGTTCAACAAGATGCCGCCGAAGGACGCTACATACACGGCGTACCCGTACTACGACGTCTCCTGGTTCGACAGCGTGGGCCGCACGATCAATCTGCAGTACACGCACAAGTTCGGCGGCAGCGCGCTGTAA